The genomic interval AGCGGCCACCGTTGCCCAAGGCCTGGTCAAACAGCAACCCGGCAATGCCGGATTTCAAAATCTACTCGGTATGGCGCTGGCCCAGACCGGGAACTTGCCAGGGGCGAAGGCCGCGTTTGAGGAGTCGGCCAGGATTGACCCGGCGCTGCTGCCGCCGCAGCTCAATCTGGCCCGGTTGGACATTGCCAGCAATGCTTTCGATGCGGCTGCCATCCGGCTTGCCGCCATGCTCAAGTCCAATGAAAAGAACGTCGAAGTGCTGATGGAATTGGCCAATTTGGCCGACCAGCGGGGCCAGGCCGACGAGGCAATCAGGTCACTGCGCAAGGCCGATGACTTCAGCGGTTTGCACGATGTGCGCCCCGGCTTGGCGCTGGTGCAATTGCATCTGCGCAAGGGGCAAGTGGCGCCGGCCATCGAAGCCGTCAAGAAACTGTCGATCAAGGCCCCGGAAGATTTGGCGGTTTTGCTCACCTCGGCGCGCGCCATGCTGGCCAACGCGGACCCGGCGGGCGCCCGCGCAGCATTGACGACCGCCACACGGGTGGCTGAATTCAACGCACCGCGGCAGGTGGAAATCGCGCTGTTGCAAATCTCCGCCAACAACCTGGCGGGCGCAGCCTACAGCCTGGATAAAGCCCTGTCGACCAGCCCTGCCAACTTGCCCGCCCAGGCGCTGAAAGCCGAGGTGCTGTTGCGCCAGGGTGATGTGGCAAAGGCGGATCAACTCACCCGGCAGATCCTGGCCCAGGCACCCAAGCGGGCGGTTGGCTATAGCCTTCAGGGCGATATTGCATTGGCGCGCGGGCAAAATGCCGCCGCCATCGAAGCCTACCGGCGAGCGCACCAGACCGAACCCTCCAGCGACACGCTGTTGCGCTTGTTCGGTGTGCTGTCGGCGCAAGACGGCGGCAAGGCCGCTTTGCAACTGGCAGACCCATGGACCAAGAGCCATCCACAGGATCTGGCGGTGCGCCGGGTGGTGGCTGATTTTTATGCCCGCAGTGGTAACTACGTAGCGGCCCGCACCGCCTACGAGGCGCTGCTGAAAACGGTGCCGGGCGATGCCAGGGTGCTGAACAACTTGGCCAATGTGTTGTTGCGCTTGAAAGATCCTGCCGCTGTGGCCATTGCCGAGCAAGCCTTGGCCAAAGACCCTGGCAATGCCAGCGCCATCGACACCCTGGGCTGGACGCTTTTCCAATTGGGTGGCAACGCCCAGTCGGACCGGGGCCTTCAACTGCTGCGGGATGCGCGCCTGCGCGAGCCCGGCAACCCCAGCATTCGCTACCACCTGGGGGCGCTGCTGGCCCAGTTGGGACGCAAGACCGAAGCGCTGGAGGAGGTGGAGGCCGCATTGAAACTGGGCCGTGGATTCGAGAGCGCCGCCGACGCGGAAAACCTGGCGAAGACGCTTCGGTAATGTGTCGGCATTGTTTACAATCCAACATAGGTGAATGCAAAAATTATATTTAAGCTATTGATAAATATAGGTAATTTTTGTCTGGTACGGTTCTGGCTTAAGTAGTATCAAATTGTATTTTCAGTAGTAAATCTTGAGGGGAATCAGATGACAAGTAAACGCAACCTTAATGTCGCCAAGTGGCTTGTAGGCAGTGCAC from Comamonadaceae bacterium OS-1 carries:
- the bepA_2 gene encoding beta-barrel assembly-enhancing protease; amino-acid sequence: MKPFRPPCRAIFLALLCAASVASHAVTDSKASRFYEDALGRFEKRDIPGAIIQLKNALQIDKNMLPVQVLLGKALLANGEAAASEVALLEALRLGVNRAEVVLPLAQSFIAQGKQKMVLEQPQFNPAGLPQDIQVQLLVLRAAAASDTGDTRAAMRNIEDARVADPRSADAWLAEVPVRIREHKFREAQDAVGRAMALAPNAAEVFYQKAAILHVQGDLNGALASYTQALQINPKHAEARVARAGLFVDLGKSVDAAKDVAETQRLFPREPRAAYLKALLAEKEGNTKAATSALQEVTALIDPVPLEFIRYRPQLMMLNGLAHYGLNEREKARPYLEAFQRAQGATTVSKLLAQVYFAEGNVDRAIETLEGYTKAIPGDSQALVLLASAHMSQGRNAKATALMQEALLSKDTPEVRTALGMSLMGSGQSGNAIVQLETALKNDPTQKMAGAALAGLYLRSGQNAKAATVAQGLVKQQPGNAGFQNLLGMALAQTGNLPGAKAAFEESARIDPALLPPQLNLARLDIASNAFDAAAIRLAAMLKSNEKNVEVLMELANLADQRGQADEAIRSLRKADDFSGLHDVRPGLALVQLHLRKGQVAPAIEAVKKLSIKAPEDLAVLLTSARAMLANADPAGARAALTTATRVAEFNAPRQVEIALLQISANNLAGAAYSLDKALSTSPANLPAQALKAEVLLRQGDVAKADQLTRQILAQAPKRAVGYSLQGDIALARGQNAAAIEAYRRAHQTEPSSDTLLRLFGVLSAQDGGKAALQLADPWTKSHPQDLAVRRVVADFYARSGNYVAARTAYEALLKTVPGDARVLNNLANVLLRLKDPAAVAIAEQALAKDPGNASAIDTLGWTLFQLGGNAQSDRGLQLLRDARLREPGNPSIRYHLGALLAQLGRKTEALEEVEAALKLGRGFESAADAENLAKTLR